Below is a window of Rhea pennata isolate bPtePen1 chromosome 2, bPtePen1.pri, whole genome shotgun sequence DNA.
GCAGCAGGAGCTAGTGGGTGCTCGTCCAGGGCTGAGTAACAAGATAACAGATCTTTCTGAATCCTGGCTTGCTTCATGTCTTGATAGGAAAGTAAATCTCGCCTTCAACAGCAAGCTATTCTTTCGTTGCAAGGATGATGCTGGTGAATGATGAGTTCCTCACCGATAAATGCAGGATTTCCTGTGCCTCAAGTTATTTTGTTTGTCTTCAGTGTTTATATTTCAGCTTTATGAACTTATCTGTCTGAGGAAAGCCCACAAATCCAAATGTGACAATAAAATCCTGCTTCACCCTGGTGCTTGGGTGTGAGTGCAGATAGCTACACTTCCACAGGCACACTGTATTCCTGTCTGTCTGTTTGGCTGCTCATTTTATAAACCAGTAAGCACAAGGGGGAATGAACAAAGTTTGGGAGGATGAAGAAAATTGTTGTTTGCTACCTCTTGCTTCAGCTACAGTTTCCTTCACAGCCTTCCTGATAGGAATTCATTCATTCAAACAGCTTTGCAAATTTTACACTCAGGTGTAATGACTAATTTTTCAATAGCTTCCATAGCCTTAAAATCCATATATGTTTTAGCCTTTTTTCATGAATGTTGAATTTTAATTCTCAGCTGCACTGCTTGTAagagaaagcagtaaaataaataccttttaCCTCTGTCTCTTCATAGGCATTTGGCATATATTTTCCCCTGTCTTGAAGGCTTTCCTTGGCAGAGCACACAGAAGGCAACTTTGAGCTCACGTCAAGTAAGCACAGAGACACCCTGGGATGGAGTATTATAGGATTTATTAATGTCTTGGAGTTATTAACAGTATATGAGCCATGTTTCTCGCAGGTTACAGATTTGTCTCCCAATGTTTTCCTTCATCTACTCTAACTAGtcttttttctgttcagcatCCTAATTTCTGATGATGACAGGACAGCTatcatcttttccttcctggaaATAAGATGACAAAGAGGGACATTACCTGggcaaaactattttctttaaagcattttattgaGCTGTTTGTGATTTGCAGAAGCTTCCTGAGATGTAACCTTGCTCTCTTTTTGGTCATTAAATAGCCgacatttctaaaaattaaaaaaaaaaatacatcaagcTTAGAAATCTTGCAGCCTCCCCACAACACCCCTTGCAAATGGATAATTAAGGCATAGAAAAGTTAATGCATACATAGTCTGGAAGAGTTATCCAAGAGGAAATGAGTATTCTCTTACTTTCTAGTCCATTTTCCATTTACCACATATACAAAGTAAAGCAACTTTGTGTCACAGAAGGGAAGAGTAAATCACAGTCTAAAAACGAAGTCATCAGTGCAGCCGCAGGAATCCTGCAGGATTGCTGGTACAACTGTGGTTGTAAAGAGAGAAATCGATGACACTGAGAATCCACAAAACAGGCATTAAAACACCATCGTGAAAAGttaaagaagtaaaacaaatctACAGGAGCCCTTCTGATTTCCCATGGCTCCTGGAAGCCAGTGCCGCATCCGAATCAGCTGCGCCGTGTGCTGTTTGAGAGCGGCTCAGAAGCAGCGGCCCCTCGACTTTCCGCAGCTCCCGAGCCCCATTGGCTGGAGGCGAAGCAGAGGCGGAGAGTGCCcctgaatatttttctcctccacaCACCATAAAACGGGCAGCCGGCATGCACTGTCTGGCAGCGAGAACGGTGCTTGCAGTTTGAAATTAGGTTCTGCTCGGCAGCAGCCACTTGAGCATTTTCTGTTTACCTCTCTagtggaagggaaggaaaaaactCTGCAGCATGTAACTGAACTAACCGGGAACTGAATATAAGGGAGAAGCTGATGCAAACTTACAGCTGGTTGTTGGGACTCCGTGATATAGATAATCAGGGTAAATGTGATTATGGTCAGAAACTACATCTGTGAGAGAGTAAGACAGCATTTCTGACCTTGAAACCTTCTTTTGTAGTAGCAGTTAAAAGTGTCCTGAACTGCATTCTGCTTtggtattgttttttttttttctctctctttctttcttttcttccccccactGAAAAGCCAAAGGAGGATTTCAAAGGGATGCAAAACGGACAGATTTTTAAACCAGGAAGCTGAAAGTGGCTCTGCCAAAGATGAATTTCACCCTGCAGCGTGGGACACTCCAGCCTCTCCACTTCTGGAACCACAGCTATGGAGCGCATGGAGGTGCCGGCGAGCCGAACACCAAGGGCCACTCTTCGGGAGGCTGCTACGAGCAACTCTTTGTTTCCCCCGAAGTGTTTGTGACTCTGGGCATCATCAGCTTGCTGGAGAACATCTTGGTCATTGTGGCGATAGCCAAGAACAAGAACCTCCATTCGCCCATGTACTTCTTCATCTGTAGCTTGGCAGTGGCGGACATGCTAGTGAGTGTATCCAATGGATCAGAAACTATCGTCATCACGCTGCTAAACAACACAGACACAGATGCACAGAGCTTTACCATAAACATTGACAATGTCATTGACTCAGTGATTTGCAGTTCCCTGCTTGCATCAATTTGCAGTCTCCTCTCAATAGCAGTGGACAGGTATTTTACCATCTTTTATGCCCTTCAGTACCATAACATCATGACGGTGAAGCGCGTAGGGGTCATC
It encodes the following:
- the MC4R gene encoding melanocortin receptor 4; the encoded protein is MNFTLQRGTLQPLHFWNHSYGAHGGAGEPNTKGHSSGGCYEQLFVSPEVFVTLGIISLLENILVIVAIAKNKNLHSPMYFFICSLAVADMLVSVSNGSETIVITLLNNTDTDAQSFTINIDNVIDSVICSSLLASICSLLSIAVDRYFTIFYALQYHNIMTVKRVGVIITCIWAACTVSGILFIIYSDSSVVIICLISMFFTMLILMASLYVHMFMMARMHIKKIAVLPGTGPIRQGANMKGAITLTILIGVFVVCWAPFFLHLIFYISCPYNPYCVCFMSHFNFYLILIMCNSIIDPLIYAFRSQELRKTFKEIICCCSLRGLCDLPGKY